From one Sus scrofa isolate TJ Tabasco breed Duroc chromosome 9, Sscrofa11.1, whole genome shotgun sequence genomic stretch:
- the MSANTD2 gene encoding myb/SANT-like DNA-binding domain-containing protein 2 isoform X3, translating into MEEYSQEDWGNHSQDLHGYPTDQELDEIPVTKRTLKIKQESSEEAQKRDIMQNIVQILESVQLKWELFQSWTDFSRLHLSNKLAIFGIGYNTRWKEDIRYHYAEISSQVPLGKRLREYFNSEKPEGRIIMTRVQKMNWKNVYYKFLEITISEARCLELHMEIDWIPIAHSKPTGGNIVQYLLPGGIPKSPGLYAIGYEECIERPPSPHLERHSLDPGKEGRVDLESLSAQASLQVETEPTRIIYCYLGIAEVRTLQQCLFLHFQANTKTFSKDWVGINGFLSQNCIVDPGVSPKSIYIKFVEVERDFLSAGSLVECLEKAIGYPLKFNN; encoded by the exons ATGGAGGAGTATTCACAGGAGGACTGGGGAAACCACAGTCAGGATCTCCATGGCTATCCAACAGATCAGGAATTGG ATGAAATACCTGTCACaaagagaacattaaaaataaaacaagagtctTCTGAAGAGGCACA GAAAAGAGACATCATGCAGAATATCGTACAGATTTTGGAATCAGTACAGTTGAAATGGGAACTGTTTCAGAGCTGGACAGACTTTTCAAGGCTTCATCTTTCTAATAAACTGGCCATTTTTGGAATTGGTTACAACACCCGCTGGAAAGAAGATATCCGTTACCATTATGCTGAGATCAGCTCCCAGGTGCCCCTCGGCAAGCGGCTCCGGGAGTACTTCAATTCGGAGAAACCTGAGGGACGGATCATCATGACCCGAGTGCAGAAGATGAACTGGAAAAATGTTTACTACAAGTTTTTGGAGATCACTATCAGTGAAGCTCGGTGCCTAGAGCTGCACATGGAAATTGACTGGATACCGATTGCCCACTCCAAACCGACCGGGGGCAACATTGTTCAGTATTTACTGCCAGGAGGTATTCCCAAAAGCCCAGGCCTTTATGCCATTGGCTATGAAGAGTGCATTGAGAggcccccctcaccccacctggAGCGACATTCCCTGGACCCAGGGAAGGAGGGCCGGGTTGACTTGGAAAGCCTTTCAGCACAAGCCTCCTTACAGGTGGAAACAGAACCCACCCGAATTATCTATTGCTACCTCGGGATCGCTGAGGTCAGGACTCTGCAACAAtgcttatttttacatttccaagCAAATACCAAAACCTTCAGCAAAGATTGGGTTGGTATTAATGGGTTTTTGTCTCAGAACTGCATTGTGGATCCTGGAGTTTCCCCCAAATCCATCTATATCAAATTTGTAGAAGTAGAGAGGGATTTTCTTTCCGCAGGCTCTTTAGTTGAGTGCCTGGAAAAAGCCATT